A stretch of the Aminipila terrae genome encodes the following:
- a CDS encoding AEC family transporter, producing the protein MYGRFLVLFALMITGYILAKKKIFDSNTTHAINRFIVYFAYPCLLVEKISALKMETSTFINFIIVLILSTILFYLGYGIAYLYGRARKFPRENANVAEFAMASPNDGFMGFPIALLFFGDMGLLFMLAHNSALNLYFFTLGISMMKRNKDEKKKISFGSIFKAGAHLIMNPNIVALIAGLILCSAGVKLPVPFEDYLLYIGNVATPMAMIYIGTSLAKSNFMEIIKNKRIIECCLMKLIWLPLITYGIMIFLPVSNIIKITCILGSCFPTAATVPMLAEQEQQDSRLGSEILFLSTIFSVVTIPMTIQLIKLFIK; encoded by the coding sequence ATGTACGGACGTTTTTTGGTACTGTTCGCTTTGATGATAACCGGATATATACTGGCTAAGAAGAAAATTTTTGATAGTAATACGACTCATGCCATTAATCGGTTTATCGTTTATTTTGCTTATCCGTGTCTCTTGGTAGAAAAAATCAGTGCTTTAAAAATGGAAACCAGCACTTTTATTAACTTTATTATCGTATTAATCCTATCTACCATACTGTTTTACCTAGGGTATGGTATAGCCTATCTATATGGAAGAGCAAGAAAATTTCCCCGGGAAAATGCCAATGTGGCAGAGTTTGCTATGGCCAGCCCTAACGACGGGTTTATGGGGTTTCCCATTGCCTTGCTATTTTTCGGAGATATGGGTCTTTTGTTCATGCTTGCCCATAATTCTGCTTTAAATCTTTATTTTTTCACTCTGGGGATTAGTATGATGAAGAGAAATAAAGACGAAAAGAAAAAAATCAGCTTTGGCAGTATTTTTAAAGCAGGGGCCCACCTTATTATGAATCCCAACATTGTAGCCTTAATCGCAGGCTTAATACTATGCAGTGCAGGTGTAAAACTGCCAGTGCCTTTTGAGGATTATCTCTTATATATAGGCAATGTGGCTACTCCCATGGCTATGATTTACATAGGAACTTCCCTTGCAAAGAGTAATTTTATGGAGATTATAAAAAATAAAAGGATTATTGAATGCTGTCTGATGAAGTTAATCTGGCTGCCATTAATAACCTATGGGATTATGATTTTTCTGCCCGTAAGCAACATCATTAAGATTACGTGTATATTGGGAAGTTGTTTCCCTACAGCCGCAACAGTACCCATGTTGGCAGAACAGGAACAGCAGGACTCACGGCTTGGCAGTGAAATCCTGTTTTTGAGTACTATATTTTCAGTAGTAACTATTCCTATGACAATCCAGCTGATTAAACTGTTTATCAAGTAA
- a CDS encoding DUF1846 domain-containing protein — MTKTGFSAEKYIEEQSQHILERINAEKCERLYLEFGGKLVHDKHAMRVLPGFDENAKIKLLEKMKDHAEIIICIYAGDITTNKTRQDFGITYDLEVLRLIDTFRKYDLSINSVVITRYEEQPAVDMFINKLNRRGIRTYKHKFTKGYPTDVDVIVSEEGYGANPYIEVTKPLVVVTGPGGGSGKLATCLSQLYHDNRRGSKVRYAKFETFPIWNLPLKHPVNVAYEAATADLKDVNMIDSFHLEAYGEKAVNYNRDLEVFPVVKRIIEKITGEESEYQSPTDMGVNRAGFGIIDDEVCKEAARQEIIRRYFIAECNYKKGKIDGGALERCKLLMDELELKPSDRVVVQPARDYAEYKRNCDPRYENVVVMAIEMPDGKFITGRSSRRMVAAAASVLNAIKYLAGIADDMPLISHIALEAIQHLRKDILNQDRSSLNCEEILSALTISATTNPPAEIAAGKLLLLKGCKAHCTAILSDKDEQLLNSLGLDVTCDPEYVTTNLYFG, encoded by the coding sequence ATGACCAAAACAGGGTTTAGTGCAGAAAAGTATATTGAGGAACAATCACAGCACATTTTAGAAAGAATTAATGCAGAAAAATGTGAAAGATTATATCTTGAATTTGGTGGCAAGCTGGTTCATGATAAGCATGCCATGAGAGTTCTGCCTGGATTTGATGAAAATGCAAAAATAAAATTATTAGAAAAAATGAAGGACCACGCAGAAATTATTATCTGTATTTATGCGGGCGATATCACAACCAATAAGACAAGACAGGATTTTGGCATCACGTATGATTTAGAGGTACTTCGTTTAATCGATACATTTAGAAAATATGATTTATCCATTAACAGCGTAGTAATAACCAGATATGAAGAACAGCCAGCGGTAGATATGTTTATTAATAAGCTTAACCGCAGAGGAATTAGAACTTATAAGCACAAATTTACAAAAGGATATCCAACAGATGTGGATGTAATTGTAAGTGAAGAAGGATATGGTGCAAATCCGTATATAGAAGTAACCAAGCCACTAGTAGTAGTTACAGGCCCGGGTGGGGGCAGCGGAAAGCTTGCAACCTGTCTTTCCCAGCTTTATCATGATAACAGACGTGGGTCAAAAGTAAGATATGCCAAATTCGAAACTTTCCCAATCTGGAATCTGCCGTTAAAGCACCCAGTTAATGTAGCATATGAAGCTGCTACAGCGGACCTTAAAGATGTAAATATGATTGACTCTTTCCATCTGGAAGCCTATGGGGAAAAAGCAGTAAATTATAACAGAGACCTGGAAGTCTTTCCTGTGGTGAAGAGGATTATTGAAAAAATAACCGGAGAAGAATCAGAATACCAGTCACCTACTGATATGGGTGTAAACCGGGCAGGCTTTGGAATTATTGATGATGAAGTCTGTAAGGAAGCTGCAAGACAGGAAATTATCAGAAGATATTTTATAGCAGAATGTAATTATAAAAAAGGCAAAATTGATGGTGGAGCTCTGGAAAGATGTAAGCTTTTAATGGACGAGCTTGAATTAAAGCCTTCCGACAGAGTTGTGGTACAGCCAGCAAGAGATTATGCTGAATATAAGAGAAACTGCGATCCACGATATGAAAATGTTGTTGTTATGGCTATAGAAATGCCAGATGGCAAATTTATTACCGGAAGAAGTTCCCGCAGAATGGTTGCTGCAGCAGCATCCGTGTTAAATGCCATTAAATATCTGGCAGGTATCGCAGATGATATGCCGCTTATTTCCCATATTGCTCTGGAAGCCATCCAGCATCTCAGGAAAGATATTTTAAATCAGGACAGATCAAGCCTGAACTGTGAAGAAATATTAAGTGCCCTGACTATTTCGGCTACAACAAATCCACCAGCTGAAATTGCTGCAGGAAAGCTGCTTCTCCTGAAGGGATGTAAAGCACATTGCACCGCCATATTAAGCGATAAAGATGAGCAATTGCTTAACTCTTTGGGGCTGGATGTCACTTGCGATCCTGAATATGTAACTACCAACTTGTATTTTGGCTAA
- a CDS encoding D-alanine--D-alanine ligase family protein, which yields MIKIGVIFGGRSGEHEVSLMSAASVINALDKTKYKPVFFGITKEGRWKHFEGSTSEIENGQWERTAKDFNPGRLKELVDFALPILHGPYGEDGTIQGLFEMIDIPYAGCGVLASAVAMDKAIAKDIFSKAGLPICKHALSYVEDFTNAQGKADENLMEAEAVKIEEKVPYPMFVKPANMGSSVGITKAKNREGLYKALAEAAKYDRRIVIEEGINCRELETGVIGNHNPKAATVGEILPSAEFYDYKAKYFDGGQSKICVPADIPEDIKEQIRDIAVRAYMAIDCAGFSRVDFFLDKNTNKVYINEINTIPGFTKFSMFSKLWEEAGVPYSQLIERIVDFGYERYHAKNNR from the coding sequence ATGATTAAAATAGGCGTAATTTTTGGTGGCAGATCTGGTGAGCATGAGGTTTCTCTTATGTCGGCGGCCTCTGTGATAAACGCCCTTGACAAAACAAAGTATAAACCGGTCTTCTTTGGCATAACCAAAGAAGGCAGATGGAAACATTTTGAGGGAAGTACTTCAGAAATTGAAAATGGTCAATGGGAAAGAACTGCAAAGGATTTTAATCCGGGAAGGCTGAAAGAACTGGTGGATTTTGCACTGCCCATACTGCATGGCCCTTATGGAGAGGATGGGACCATACAGGGACTCTTCGAAATGATTGATATCCCCTATGCAGGATGTGGTGTTCTGGCCTCTGCCGTAGCTATGGATAAAGCTATCGCAAAAGACATTTTTTCAAAGGCAGGTCTGCCGATCTGTAAACACGCTCTGTCCTATGTGGAAGATTTCACAAATGCTCAGGGTAAAGCAGATGAAAATTTAATGGAAGCCGAGGCAGTAAAGATTGAAGAGAAAGTACCTTATCCTATGTTTGTAAAGCCTGCCAACATGGGCTCCAGTGTAGGAATTACAAAAGCAAAAAACCGGGAGGGTTTGTATAAGGCCCTGGCAGAAGCCGCAAAATATGACAGAAGGATTGTAATTGAAGAAGGTATAAACTGCAGGGAGCTGGAAACAGGAGTTATTGGGAACCATAACCCAAAAGCTGCCACAGTAGGAGAAATATTACCTTCTGCAGAATTTTATGATTACAAGGCCAAATATTTTGACGGGGGCCAGTCTAAAATATGTGTACCTGCAGATATCCCAGAAGATATAAAGGAACAGATCAGAGATATTGCAGTAAGAGCATATATGGCTATCGACTGTGCGGGATTTTCCAGAGTTGACTTTTTCCTGGATAAAAATACAAATAAGGTATACATAAATGAGATAAATACTATACCGGGATTTACGAAGTTCAGCATGTTCTCTAAACTATGGGAAGAAGCTGGAGTTCCATATTCCCAATTGATTGAAAGGATTGTGGATTTTGGTTATGAAAGATATCATGCTAAAAATAATAGGTAG
- a CDS encoding S41 family peptidase, which translates to MDKRIVKAIALVIAIALIITSFSFVVFLPAAFADTKEDTNSREYLLNRLVEMQDYMEFLNKYYKDKVDYDKLMDAAMEGATESLGDPYSVFYKTDNESEKFVEAVSGEYAGAGITMQDVDGKHKVVAVNAAGPAIKAGVEVGDIITKIDGKDAASLTLDQLATLMRGEVGTKVTLTIDRAGQKKEISIIREIITTASISYEMLDGKIGYMLISGFDSDVATEFKMARAALVNKGAESLIIDVRYNPGGYIDGAVEIANEIIPKGYIAHFMNKGNVIETEKATGSAGPQMPTVLLVNEESASASELLAGALQDNKAATLVGTTTFGKGVAQQMITLSSGDKAKVSVFYFVTPDKKTIDHVGVKPDYVVRNGVAGSEEAKAKYLTFAPMVAKEKPTTGSTGLTVYAAQQRLALLGYYKGKFTGTMDGDTVAAIEKFQKDEGLFAYPVIDNSTKGKLEIEAYGMAYGNTKKGDDLQLAKAIELLKK; encoded by the coding sequence ATGGATAAAAGAATTGTTAAAGCAATAGCTTTAGTTATTGCCATTGCTCTGATTATTACATCTTTTTCTTTTGTAGTATTTCTGCCTGCTGCATTTGCAGATACAAAAGAAGATACCAATTCTAGGGAGTATTTATTAAATCGTCTTGTAGAAATGCAGGATTACATGGAATTTCTTAACAAATATTATAAGGATAAAGTTGATTATGATAAACTGATGGATGCAGCTATGGAAGGTGCAACAGAGTCACTGGGAGATCCATATAGCGTTTTTTATAAAACAGATAATGAAAGCGAGAAGTTCGTTGAGGCAGTATCCGGGGAGTATGCAGGAGCAGGAATTACCATGCAGGATGTGGATGGGAAGCACAAAGTGGTTGCCGTCAATGCTGCAGGTCCAGCTATAAAGGCTGGAGTAGAAGTTGGGGACATCATTACTAAAATAGATGGAAAAGATGCAGCCTCATTAACTCTGGATCAGCTAGCTACTCTTATGAGGGGTGAAGTGGGGACAAAAGTTACATTAACCATTGACAGGGCAGGACAGAAGAAAGAAATATCAATTATACGAGAAATTATAACCACTGCCAGTATTTCATATGAAATGCTGGATGGAAAAATTGGGTACATGCTTATCTCCGGGTTTGATTCAGATGTAGCCACTGAATTTAAAATGGCCCGAGCTGCTCTTGTAAATAAGGGAGCGGAATCATTGATTATTGATGTCCGTTATAATCCTGGTGGATACATAGATGGCGCTGTGGAAATTGCTAATGAAATAATTCCAAAGGGCTATATTGCACACTTTATGAACAAGGGAAATGTAATTGAAACAGAGAAGGCAACCGGTTCCGCAGGACCACAAATGCCTACAGTTCTTCTGGTGAATGAAGAAAGTGCAAGCGCTTCAGAGCTTTTAGCAGGAGCATTACAGGACAATAAGGCAGCTACCCTTGTGGGCACCACAACCTTTGGAAAAGGGGTGGCACAGCAGATGATAACGCTCTCCTCAGGAGATAAAGCAAAGGTATCTGTTTTCTACTTTGTAACACCAGATAAAAAAACCATAGACCATGTAGGAGTAAAACCAGATTATGTTGTCAGAAACGGAGTTGCAGGCAGTGAAGAGGCCAAGGCCAAGTATCTAACCTTTGCGCCTATGGTGGCAAAAGAGAAACCTACCACTGGAAGTACTGGTCTGACAGTTTACGCAGCGCAGCAGAGATTAGCACTGCTAGGTTATTACAAGGGTAAGTTTACAGGAACTATGGATGGGGACACTGTTGCAGCTATAGAAAAGTTCCAGAAGGATGAAGGGCTGTTTGCTTATCCAGTTATAGACAACTCCACAAAAGGTAAACTGGAAATTGAAGCATATGGCATGGCATACGGAAATACAAAAAAGGGAGATGACCTGCAACTGGCAAAGGCCATTGAGCTGTTAAAAAAATAA
- a CDS encoding calcium-translocating P-type ATPase, PMCA-type — protein sequence MLNTGNVTPDSFIGLTDEEAALSKDKHGNNQLGQPKRNQFIKQFIQNFNDPIIKILLIALAINIVLLIHNFDWYESAGIAIAIFLATFVSTLSEYGSESAFEKLQEEADLSFCRVKRASGLTELPVNDIVVGDYVLLQAGEKVPADGLMVAGELYVDQSALNGESKEALKIPQGNFLASSDKSTGNFMHQNKLFRGSIVCSGEAAMQVTEVGIHTFYGHIAREIQEETRDSPLKHRLKSLAETISTFGYAAAAFVALADLFNSLVMDQGYDMAKTLAAIQTPSIIVADLLHALTLAITVIVVAVPEGLPMMITVVLSSNMKKMLKDHVLVRKLVGIETSGSLNILFSDKTGTITKGSLQVVSFLSGNNTEYNHSQIVNKRELYSLLELSSVYNTTASLSLKGGHKTVIGGNTTERALLEFSMNHSVIEPRNIKVISKLPFNSTNKFSSVTITNKNVPLTLIKGAPEKILPKCTRYYDEHGNIQSPLNLTAITKTLNSMSAKAIRLLAIAASDSPVNAANDFTNLSLIGIIGIRDEIRPEAISAIRQVTKAGIQVVMITGDNKETATAIAKEAHLIKEGTTSAVITSNELSTFSDEKLKQFLPHIRVIARALPSDKSRLIKISQEMGMVAGMTGDGVNDAPALKKADVGFSMGSGTEIAKEASDIVILDDNFQSIAKAILYGRTIFKSIRKFIVFQLTVNLCAVIVSIIGPFLGVDTPVTVIQMLWINMVMDTLAGLAFSGEIPLEEYMKEPPKHRDEVIINKYMWNQILFTGTYTALLCLLFLKLPVFHRLFRGYEGMNYFMTAFFSLFIFASIFNSFNARTYRLNLLAHLKGNKSFITIFSFICVIQILLIYFGGSVFRTAGLTFFELQMVVLLAFTVVPVDIIRKVIIRMNGRKGYL from the coding sequence ATGTTAAATACAGGAAATGTAACACCAGATTCTTTTATCGGACTAACAGACGAAGAAGCCGCCTTATCAAAGGACAAACATGGAAATAACCAATTAGGACAGCCCAAAAGAAATCAGTTTATAAAACAGTTTATCCAGAATTTTAATGATCCCATTATTAAAATCCTATTAATAGCACTGGCTATAAACATCGTTTTACTTATACACAATTTTGACTGGTATGAATCCGCTGGTATTGCCATTGCCATTTTTCTGGCCACTTTTGTTTCTACTCTGTCTGAATACGGAAGTGAATCTGCTTTTGAGAAGCTTCAGGAAGAAGCAGATCTGTCATTTTGCAGGGTAAAGCGTGCTTCCGGCCTTACAGAACTCCCTGTTAACGATATCGTTGTAGGGGATTATGTTCTGCTTCAGGCTGGGGAAAAAGTTCCAGCTGATGGATTAATGGTTGCAGGTGAGTTATATGTGGACCAGTCTGCTCTTAATGGAGAGTCCAAAGAAGCTTTAAAAATTCCTCAGGGAAATTTCCTGGCTTCCTCAGATAAATCCACTGGAAACTTTATGCATCAAAACAAACTGTTTAGGGGCAGTATTGTCTGCTCCGGAGAAGCAGCCATGCAGGTAACTGAAGTAGGTATTCATACATTTTACGGTCACATTGCCCGTGAAATCCAGGAAGAGACCCGGGACAGCCCCCTAAAACACCGGCTGAAAAGTCTTGCAGAAACCATAAGCACTTTTGGTTATGCTGCCGCTGCTTTTGTGGCTTTAGCAGATTTATTCAATTCTCTGGTGATGGATCAGGGCTATGATATGGCCAAAACTCTGGCCGCCATACAGACCCCATCCATAATAGTAGCAGACCTTTTACACGCTTTAACCCTGGCCATTACCGTAATAGTAGTTGCTGTTCCTGAAGGGCTTCCCATGATGATTACAGTAGTTTTATCTTCTAATATGAAAAAGATGCTAAAAGATCATGTTTTAGTCCGAAAATTAGTGGGCATTGAAACTTCCGGAAGCCTGAATATATTATTTTCAGATAAAACCGGCACTATTACCAAGGGCAGCCTTCAGGTAGTTTCTTTCCTTAGCGGAAACAATACAGAATATAATCATTCACAAATCGTAAATAAAAGAGAGCTTTACAGTCTATTAGAACTTTCTTCTGTTTATAATACCACCGCCTCCCTCTCCTTAAAAGGTGGACACAAAACTGTCATCGGCGGCAACACCACAGAGAGAGCACTGCTTGAATTCAGTATGAATCATTCGGTAATTGAACCAAGAAACATTAAAGTTATTTCTAAGCTGCCTTTTAACAGTACTAATAAATTTTCCTCCGTTACCATAACCAATAAAAATGTCCCTCTGACACTGATTAAAGGTGCTCCTGAAAAAATTCTGCCTAAATGCACCAGGTATTACGATGAACACGGTAACATCCAAAGTCCATTAAATTTAACTGCCATAACAAAGACCCTAAACAGCATGTCTGCTAAAGCAATACGGCTGTTAGCCATTGCCGCAAGTGATTCTCCAGTTAACGCTGCTAATGATTTTACTAACTTATCATTGATAGGCATTATAGGCATAAGAGATGAAATCCGGCCAGAAGCAATCAGCGCTATAAGGCAGGTAACCAAAGCCGGCATACAGGTAGTCATGATTACTGGTGATAATAAAGAGACTGCTACAGCCATAGCAAAGGAAGCTCACTTAATCAAAGAAGGCACCACTTCTGCAGTAATTACCAGTAATGAATTATCCACTTTCAGTGATGAAAAACTTAAACAGTTCTTACCTCATATTCGGGTTATTGCACGAGCACTGCCGTCAGATAAAAGCCGCCTGATTAAAATTTCTCAGGAAATGGGGATGGTAGCAGGTATGACAGGGGATGGAGTAAACGATGCTCCTGCTTTAAAAAAGGCTGATGTGGGGTTCTCCATGGGAAGTGGTACAGAAATAGCAAAAGAGGCCAGCGATATAGTGATTCTGGATGATAATTTTCAGTCTATTGCCAAAGCTATTTTATATGGACGGACTATTTTTAAAAGTATAAGAAAGTTCATCGTTTTTCAGCTTACAGTCAATTTATGTGCAGTCATCGTCTCTATCATAGGTCCTTTCCTGGGGGTGGATACCCCAGTAACAGTTATCCAGATGCTGTGGATCAACATGGTCATGGATACACTGGCAGGTCTGGCCTTCTCCGGGGAAATACCTCTGGAGGAATATATGAAAGAACCGCCGAAGCACAGAGATGAGGTCATTATCAATAAATATATGTGGAACCAGATTCTTTTTACAGGAACATATACGGCGCTTTTATGTCTTCTGTTTTTGAAATTACCTGTATTCCACCGTTTATTCCGAGGCTATGAGGGAATGAATTATTTCATGACTGCCTTCTTCAGCCTGTTTATCTTTGCCAGTATATTTAACAGCTTTAATGCCAGGACCTACCGGCTTAACCTGCTGGCTCACTTAAAAGGGAACAAATCCTTTATAACCATTTTTTCGTTTATTTGTGTGATTCAGATTTTGCTTATCTACTTTGGAGGTTCTGTCTTCCGTACAGCCGGACTGACCTTTTTTGAGTTACAAATGGTAGTATTATTAGCATTTACAGTTGTACCTGTGGATATTATCCGAAAGGTAATTATACGGATGAACGGCAGAAAAGGATACCTTTAA
- a CDS encoding ECF-type riboflavin transporter substrate-binding protein — protein sequence MSTKTVVAIGIGAALYAALSFIEIPVGPNTGFRLAIAVISIFGAFFGPTAGFLVGFLGHALHDAFFYGSVWWSWVFMSAMLGFFGGFVQLDKKFDPLGGVCNKLNMLSMYIWSAVGMVAGSILAYFGDVYLYGEPAEKLFIQITLANICNLVVIFVIGIPAVALIAKSRSKSKGLVKEEE from the coding sequence ATGAGTACCAAGACTGTAGTGGCAATTGGTATTGGGGCAGCTCTTTATGCGGCACTTTCATTTATTGAAATCCCAGTAGGACCAAATACAGGGTTCAGATTAGCTATTGCTGTAATCTCTATATTCGGAGCATTTTTCGGACCAACGGCAGGATTCCTTGTGGGATTTTTAGGACATGCTTTACACGACGCTTTCTTTTACGGAAGTGTATGGTGGAGCTGGGTATTCATGTCAGCTATGCTGGGGTTCTTCGGCGGATTTGTCCAGCTAGATAAGAAGTTTGATCCCCTTGGAGGTGTCTGCAACAAATTAAATATGCTTAGTATGTACATATGGTCTGCAGTTGGTATGGTAGCAGGAAGTATTCTGGCATATTTCGGGGATGTTTATCTTTATGGTGAACCGGCAGAAAAGTTGTTTATACAAATTACTTTAGCAAATATTTGTAACCTTGTAGTAATATTTGTTATTGGTATCCCGGCTGTGGCTTTAATTGCTAAAAGCAGATCAAAGAGTAAAGGACTAGTAAAGGAAGAAGAATAA
- a CDS encoding DUF1934 domain-containing protein: protein MKDIMLKIIGRQVSTDSANEDQIEFVTEGKIFEKDKATYLVYEESEVSGMPGCKTSLKLMGDTIKMKRFGDSVGLDTVIEFQKGRRYEGFYDTPFGAIEMEVLTNDLVNNLTPDGKGSIDIDYHVSLKGLSEGRSKLNIQII from the coding sequence ATGAAAGATATCATGCTAAAAATAATAGGTAGACAGGTTTCGACAGATTCTGCCAATGAAGATCAGATAGAATTTGTTACGGAGGGCAAAATTTTTGAAAAAGATAAAGCAACCTATCTGGTTTATGAAGAAAGCGAAGTTTCAGGAATGCCTGGTTGTAAGACCAGCCTGAAATTAATGGGCGATACCATTAAAATGAAACGTTTTGGTGACAGTGTGGGGCTGGATACCGTTATTGAATTCCAAAAGGGCCGCAGGTACGAAGGGTTTTACGATACTCCCTTTGGAGCCATTGAAATGGAAGTGCTTACAAATGATCTGGTTAACAACCTTACCCCAGATGGAAAGGGCTCCATTGATATTGATTACCACGTAAGTTTAAAGGGCCTGTCAGAAGGCAGGAGCAAACTTAATATACAAATAATTTAA
- a CDS encoding ABC transporter ATP-binding protein yields MSIISFKNFSFKYNNLNENTLTDISFEIQPGEKVLITGKSGSGKSTIAHCINGLIPFNYKGDMTGEILVDGEVPSKSSLFEMGSHVGTILQDQDCQFVGLSAGEDVAFAFENDCIPTEQMRELVDRALEQVDMLKQKRITPQSLSGGQKQKVAIAGILAMQAPILLFDEPLANLDPASGKKAMETINLLHEKQGKTIVVIEHRIEDVLEHNFDRVIVIEAGRIAFDGTPDEILACGQLPQMGLRQPLYVEMLKLCGAELKTEDKISDLGNTLKFKDLVVNRFMSDAFKKKQNTEEEILSLKGICYKYYKDDPYTIKNITFDVKKGEMLAIVGNNGAGKSTLLKTISGIAKYQEGSMYYLGECIDKWSAGKRASAIGFVMQNPNHMITKNIIFDEVAFGPRNFGVSEEEVKKRAENALKICGLYAFRNWPASSLSYGQRKRLTIASILAMGPKVIILDEPTAGQDYTSYKEFMTYLSKIRENGTAVIIITHDMHLALEYADRAVVLSEGTVIAQDTMDKILSDNQLIERASLKHTSIESMGRLYEVEDLSGFIAYFTHRITGGEVHD; encoded by the coding sequence ATGAGCATTATTTCTTTTAAAAATTTCTCATTTAAATATAATAATTTAAACGAAAACACGCTGACTGATATAAGCTTTGAAATCCAACCAGGTGAAAAAGTATTAATAACTGGAAAAAGCGGAAGCGGTAAATCAACCATAGCCCATTGTATCAATGGGCTTATTCCGTTTAATTACAAGGGCGACATGACAGGAGAAATTCTTGTGGATGGAGAAGTACCTTCAAAAAGCTCGCTGTTTGAAATGGGCAGCCATGTAGGCACCATATTGCAGGATCAGGACTGCCAGTTTGTAGGCCTGTCTGCAGGAGAAGATGTGGCTTTTGCTTTTGAAAACGACTGTATTCCCACAGAGCAGATGAGAGAGCTGGTGGATCGTGCTCTTGAGCAGGTGGATATGCTGAAACAGAAGCGTATTACGCCCCAAAGCCTTTCAGGAGGACAGAAACAGAAGGTGGCTATAGCAGGAATCCTTGCCATGCAGGCACCTATTCTGTTGTTTGATGAGCCTTTGGCAAATCTGGATCCCGCCAGTGGAAAAAAGGCCATGGAAACCATTAATCTGCTCCATGAAAAGCAGGGTAAAACCATTGTGGTTATCGAGCATCGTATCGAAGATGTCCTTGAACACAATTTTGACCGTGTAATAGTCATAGAAGCTGGAAGGATTGCATTTGATGGCACACCGGATGAAATTCTGGCATGTGGACAACTGCCCCAGATGGGACTGAGACAGCCATTATATGTGGAAATGTTAAAACTTTGTGGGGCCGAACTGAAAACAGAAGACAAAATATCTGATTTAGGTAACACATTAAAGTTTAAGGATTTGGTGGTTAATCGGTTTATGTCAGATGCTTTCAAAAAAAAGCAAAATACGGAAGAAGAAATATTAAGTCTGAAAGGCATCTGTTATAAGTATTATAAAGATGACCCTTATACTATAAAAAATATAACTTTTGATGTGAAAAAAGGTGAAATGCTTGCTATTGTGGGGAATAATGGGGCAGGCAAATCAACCTTGCTGAAAACCATCTCTGGTATAGCAAAATATCAGGAAGGCTCCATGTATTACCTGGGAGAATGCATAGACAAATGGTCTGCGGGAAAACGTGCGTCAGCTATCGGTTTTGTCATGCAGAACCCCAATCATATGATAACGAAAAATATTATTTTTGATGAGGTGGCATTTGGCCCGAGGAATTTTGGTGTAAGCGAAGAAGAAGTGAAGAAGAGAGCGGAGAATGCACTGAAAATTTGTGGGCTATATGCTTTCAGAAACTGGCCGGCATCTTCTCTCAGCTATGGACAGAGAAAACGCCTGACCATTGCCTCCATCCTTGCTATGGGACCAAAGGTAATTATTCTGGATGAGCCTACAGCTGGACAGGATTATACAAGCTATAAAGAATTTATGACTTATCTGTCTAAAATCAGGGAAAACGGCACAGCTGTCATCATTATTACCCATGATATGCACCTGGCTTTGGAATATGCGGACAGAGCCGTAGTATTGTCTGAAGGCACGGTAATCGCACAGGATACCATGGATAAAATATTATCGGACAATCAGTTGATTGAACGTGCCAGCTTAAAGCATACGTCCATTGAAAGTATGGGAAGGCTTTATGAGGTTGAAGATTTAAGCGGATTTATAGCGTATTTTACCCATCGGATTACAGGAGGTGAAGTGCATGACTAA